A window of the Equus przewalskii isolate Varuska chromosome 10, EquPr2, whole genome shotgun sequence genome harbors these coding sequences:
- the SMTNL2 gene encoding smoothelin-like protein 2 isoform X1 → MEPTPDAEEARTVREALGRYEAALEGAVRALHEDMQGLQRGVERRVAEALRLAGPLARTVTELQRDNQRLQSQLERLTSQVEALGLATGLSPAAGTPGTPSPPPAPGGRDRAPRLGTARFASHATFSLSGRGQSVDHADEASESEMRRTSNSCIIENGHQPGAGPGDGPPEAAQSFPAPEPLKPRPVSLSLRLPHQPVTAVTRVSERFSGETSAAALSPTSAAVLGGLGSSPSEAVTPWTSSPSEKNSLPRSLSSSGYGAVTAGRSDDSPPLVTPPQSPPSTQPPATTQAPRQGERRRELVRSQTLPRTSGAQARKALFEKWEQDTASKGKGESRAKLKRSQSFGVASASSIKQLLLEWCRNKTLGYQHVDLQNFSSSWSDGMAFCALVHSFFPDAFDYSALSPTQRQKNFELAFTMAENLANCERLIEVEDMMVMGRKPDPMCVFTYVQSLYNHLRRFE, encoded by the exons ATGGAGCCGACCCCCGACGCCGAGGAGGCGCGCACGGTGCGCGAGGCGCTGGGCCGCTACGAGGCGGCGCTGGAGGGCGCGGTGCGCGCGCTGCACGAGGACATGCAGGGGCTGCAGCGCGGCGTGGAGCGGCGCGTGGCCGAGGCGCTGCGCCTGGCTGGCCCGCTGGCGCGCACCGTGACCGAGCTGCAGCGCGACAACCAGCGGCTGCAGTCGCAGCTCGAGCGCTTGACGAGCCAGGTGGAGGCACTGGGCTTGGCGACCGGGCTGTCCCCCGCTGCCGGTACGCCTGGCACGCCCAGCCCTCCGCCCGCGCCCGGCGGCCGGGACCGCGCGCCCCGCCTGGGCACTGCACGCTTCGCCAGCCACGCCACCTTCTCGCTGTCCGGCCGCGGCCAG AGTGTGGATCATGCTGATGAAGCCAGTGAGTCAGAGATGAGGAGGACCTCAAACTCGTGCATCATCGAGAACGGGCACCAGCCGGGGGCAG GTCCAGGCGATGGACCCCCTGAGGCTGCCCAGTCGTTCCCGGCACCAGAGCCCCTCAAACCTCGCCCTGTGAGCCTCTCCTTGCGGCTGCCTCACCAGCCCGTCACAGCTGTCACCCGAGTCTCCGAGAGGTTCTCTGGAGAGACCTCAGCTGCAGCTCTCTCTCCCACGTCTGCCGCCGTCCTGGGGGGCCTCGGCTCGAGCCCCAGCGAGGCTGTCACACCCTGGACTTCCAGTCCGAGTG AGAAGAACTCTCTGCCACGGTCTTTGTCGAGCTCTGGCTATGGGGCAGTGACGGCAGGAAGGAGCGACGACAG CCCACCTCTGGTGACACCACCCCAGTCGCCCCCATCCACGCAGCCACCAGCCACGACTCAGGCCCCTCGCCAGGGGGAGCGTCGCCGGGAGCTGGTGAGGTCGCAGACACTGCCCCGCACCTCGGGGGCACAGGCCCGGAAGGCGTTGTTTGAGAAATGGGAGCAGGACACAGCGAGCAA GGGGAAAGGCGAGTCGCGGGCGAAGCTGAAGCGGTCACAGAGCTTTGGCGTGGCCAGCGCCAGCAGTATCAAGCAGCTCCTGCTCGAGTGGTGCCGAAACAAGACTCTCGGCTACCAG CACGTGGACCTGCAGAACTTCTCCTCCAGCTGGAGCGACGGGATGGCCTTCTGCGCCCTGGTGCACTCTTTCTTCCCTGACGCCTTCGACTACAGCGCCCTGAGCCCCACGCAGCGGCAGAAGAACTTCGAGCTGGCCTTCACCATGGCCGA GAACCTGGCCAACTGCGAGCGCCTCATCGAGGTTGAGGACATGATGGTGATGGGCCGCAAGCCGGACCCCATGTGCGTCTTCACCTACGTCCAGTCGCTGTACAACCACCTGCGTCGCTTTGAGTGA
- the SMTNL2 gene encoding smoothelin-like protein 2 isoform X3, whose product MRRTSNSCIIENGHQPGAGPGDGPPEAAQSFPAPEPLKPRPVSLSLRLPHQPVTAVTRVSERFSGETSAAALSPTSAAVLGGLGSSPSEAVTPWTSSPSEKNSLPRSLSSSGYGAVTAGRSDDSPPLVTPPQSPPSTQPPATTQAPRQGERRRELVRSQTLPRTSGAQARKALFEKWEQDTASKGKGESRAKLKRSQSFGVASASSIKQLLLEWCRNKTLGYQHVDLQNFSSSWSDGMAFCALVHSFFPDAFDYSALSPTQRQKNFELAFTMAENLANCERLIEVEDMMVMGRKPDPMCVFTYVQSLYNHLRRFE is encoded by the exons ATGAGGAGGACCTCAAACTCGTGCATCATCGAGAACGGGCACCAGCCGGGGGCAG GTCCAGGCGATGGACCCCCTGAGGCTGCCCAGTCGTTCCCGGCACCAGAGCCCCTCAAACCTCGCCCTGTGAGCCTCTCCTTGCGGCTGCCTCACCAGCCCGTCACAGCTGTCACCCGAGTCTCCGAGAGGTTCTCTGGAGAGACCTCAGCTGCAGCTCTCTCTCCCACGTCTGCCGCCGTCCTGGGGGGCCTCGGCTCGAGCCCCAGCGAGGCTGTCACACCCTGGACTTCCAGTCCGAGTG AGAAGAACTCTCTGCCACGGTCTTTGTCGAGCTCTGGCTATGGGGCAGTGACGGCAGGAAGGAGCGACGACAG CCCACCTCTGGTGACACCACCCCAGTCGCCCCCATCCACGCAGCCACCAGCCACGACTCAGGCCCCTCGCCAGGGGGAGCGTCGCCGGGAGCTGGTGAGGTCGCAGACACTGCCCCGCACCTCGGGGGCACAGGCCCGGAAGGCGTTGTTTGAGAAATGGGAGCAGGACACAGCGAGCAA GGGGAAAGGCGAGTCGCGGGCGAAGCTGAAGCGGTCACAGAGCTTTGGCGTGGCCAGCGCCAGCAGTATCAAGCAGCTCCTGCTCGAGTGGTGCCGAAACAAGACTCTCGGCTACCAG CACGTGGACCTGCAGAACTTCTCCTCCAGCTGGAGCGACGGGATGGCCTTCTGCGCCCTGGTGCACTCTTTCTTCCCTGACGCCTTCGACTACAGCGCCCTGAGCCCCACGCAGCGGCAGAAGAACTTCGAGCTGGCCTTCACCATGGCCGA GAACCTGGCCAACTGCGAGCGCCTCATCGAGGTTGAGGACATGATGGTGATGGGCCGCAAGCCGGACCCCATGTGCGTCTTCACCTACGTCCAGTCGCTGTACAACCACCTGCGTCGCTTTGAGTGA
- the SMTNL2 gene encoding smoothelin-like protein 2 isoform X2 encodes MFCSRQDSLLPSVDHADEASESEMRRTSNSCIIENGHQPGAGPGDGPPEAAQSFPAPEPLKPRPVSLSLRLPHQPVTAVTRVSERFSGETSAAALSPTSAAVLGGLGSSPSEAVTPWTSSPSEKNSLPRSLSSSGYGAVTAGRSDDSPPLVTPPQSPPSTQPPATTQAPRQGERRRELVRSQTLPRTSGAQARKALFEKWEQDTASKGKGESRAKLKRSQSFGVASASSIKQLLLEWCRNKTLGYQHVDLQNFSSSWSDGMAFCALVHSFFPDAFDYSALSPTQRQKNFELAFTMAENLANCERLIEVEDMMVMGRKPDPMCVFTYVQSLYNHLRRFE; translated from the exons atgttctgctCCAGACAGGACAGTCTCCTCCCG AGTGTGGATCATGCTGATGAAGCCAGTGAGTCAGAGATGAGGAGGACCTCAAACTCGTGCATCATCGAGAACGGGCACCAGCCGGGGGCAG GTCCAGGCGATGGACCCCCTGAGGCTGCCCAGTCGTTCCCGGCACCAGAGCCCCTCAAACCTCGCCCTGTGAGCCTCTCCTTGCGGCTGCCTCACCAGCCCGTCACAGCTGTCACCCGAGTCTCCGAGAGGTTCTCTGGAGAGACCTCAGCTGCAGCTCTCTCTCCCACGTCTGCCGCCGTCCTGGGGGGCCTCGGCTCGAGCCCCAGCGAGGCTGTCACACCCTGGACTTCCAGTCCGAGTG AGAAGAACTCTCTGCCACGGTCTTTGTCGAGCTCTGGCTATGGGGCAGTGACGGCAGGAAGGAGCGACGACAG CCCACCTCTGGTGACACCACCCCAGTCGCCCCCATCCACGCAGCCACCAGCCACGACTCAGGCCCCTCGCCAGGGGGAGCGTCGCCGGGAGCTGGTGAGGTCGCAGACACTGCCCCGCACCTCGGGGGCACAGGCCCGGAAGGCGTTGTTTGAGAAATGGGAGCAGGACACAGCGAGCAA GGGGAAAGGCGAGTCGCGGGCGAAGCTGAAGCGGTCACAGAGCTTTGGCGTGGCCAGCGCCAGCAGTATCAAGCAGCTCCTGCTCGAGTGGTGCCGAAACAAGACTCTCGGCTACCAG CACGTGGACCTGCAGAACTTCTCCTCCAGCTGGAGCGACGGGATGGCCTTCTGCGCCCTGGTGCACTCTTTCTTCCCTGACGCCTTCGACTACAGCGCCCTGAGCCCCACGCAGCGGCAGAAGAACTTCGAGCTGGCCTTCACCATGGCCGA GAACCTGGCCAACTGCGAGCGCCTCATCGAGGTTGAGGACATGATGGTGATGGGCCGCAAGCCGGACCCCATGTGCGTCTTCACCTACGTCCAGTCGCTGTACAACCACCTGCGTCGCTTTGAGTGA